A stretch of the Clostridium fungisolvens genome encodes the following:
- the hydG gene encoding [FeFe] hydrogenase H-cluster radical SAM maturase HydG, with protein sequence MYNVKSKVATEFIDDEEIKSTLEHAKENKSNRELIASIIEKARSYKGISHREAAILLECDIEELNEEMYKLAKEIKQKFYGNRIVMFAPLYLSNYCVNGCVYCPYHYKNKHIARKKLTQEEIKRETIALQDMGHKRLALEAGEDPVNNPLEYILESIKTIYSIKHKNGEIRRVNVNIAATTVEDYRKLKDAGIGTYILFQETYHKETYEELHPTGPKHNYAYHTEAMDRAMEAGIDDVGLGVLFGLNLYKYDLVGLLMHAEHLEAAMGVGPHTISVPRIRPADDIDPNSFSNAISDEIFEKIVAIIRIAVPYTGMIVSTRESKKTRERVLELGVSQLSGGSKTSVGGYVEPEPEEENSSQFDVSDNRTLDEIVNWLLELGYIPSFCTACYREGRTGDRFMSLVKSGQIANCCQPNALMTLKEYLEDYASEETKKNGEVVINEETERIPNEKVKAIVKEHLTELREGKRDFRF encoded by the coding sequence ATGTATAATGTTAAGTCTAAAGTTGCAACAGAATTTATCGATGATGAAGAAATTAAGAGTACTTTAGAACATGCAAAGGAAAATAAGAGTAATAGAGAACTAATTGCTAGTATTATTGAAAAAGCTAGAAGCTATAAAGGAATAAGCCATAGGGAAGCTGCAATTTTATTAGAATGTGATATCGAAGAATTAAATGAGGAAATGTATAAACTAGCAAAAGAGATTAAACAAAAATTCTATGGAAATCGTATTGTAATGTTTGCACCTCTTTATCTTTCAAACTATTGTGTAAATGGATGTGTATATTGTCCATACCACTATAAAAATAAACATATAGCTAGAAAGAAGCTTACTCAAGAGGAAATAAAAAGGGAAACAATTGCACTACAAGATATGGGACACAAGCGTTTAGCTCTAGAAGCTGGAGAAGATCCTGTAAACAATCCACTTGAATATATTCTTGAAAGTATTAAAACTATATACAGCATAAAACATAAAAATGGAGAAATAAGACGTGTTAACGTAAATATAGCTGCAACTACAGTTGAAGACTATAGAAAGCTTAAGGATGCTGGTATTGGAACTTATATATTATTCCAAGAAACATACCACAAAGAGACATATGAAGAGCTACATCCAACTGGTCCAAAGCATAATTATGCATATCACACTGAAGCAATGGATCGTGCTATGGAAGCTGGAATTGATGATGTTGGACTAGGTGTTTTATTTGGTCTTAACCTATATAAATATGATCTTGTAGGACTTCTAATGCATGCAGAACATTTGGAAGCTGCAATGGGAGTAGGTCCACACACTATCAGCGTACCTCGTATTAGACCAGCTGATGATATTGATCCTAATAGCTTTTCAAATGCGATATCAGATGAAATATTTGAAAAAATAGTTGCTATAATACGTATAGCAGTACCATATACAGGAATGATAGTATCTACTCGTGAATCTAAAAAGACTCGTGAGCGTGTACTTGAACTTGGAGTATCACAGTTAAGTGGTGGTTCAAAGACTAGTGTCGGTGGATATGTTGAGCCTGAACCAGAAGAAGAAAATTCATCTCAGTTTGATGTAAGTGATAATCGTACTCTTGATGAAATAGTAAATTGGCTTTTAGAGTTAGGTTATATACCAAGTTTCTGTACAGCTTGTTATCGTGAAGGCAGAACTGGTGATAGATTCATGAGTCTTGTTAAATCAGGACAGATTGCAAACTGCTGTCAACCTAATGCTTTGATGACTCTTAAAGAATACTTAGAAGACTATGCATCAGAAGAGACTAAGAAAAATGGTGAAGTCGTAATTAATGAAGAAACTGAAAGAATTCCTAACGAAAAGGTAAAGGCTATAGTAAAAGAGCATTTAACTGAGTTGAGAGAAGGAAAGAGAGACTTCAGATTCTAA
- a CDS encoding D-isomer specific 2-hydroxyacid dehydrogenase family protein — protein sequence MKVCVFNYREFDEAQYFKKISEELGVELIICRETPTLSNIQLADGCDCISIITTPIDGKLIEKLHEMNIKLISTRTVGFDHIDIKYAKELGIHVSNATYSPNGVADYAIMLMMMAARNMKRIMERGNIQDFSLQGLLGREFSNMKIGIIGTGRIGETVVRHLSGFGNEVLAYSLYENEEVKKFAKYVSLDELLNESDIISLHTPVDDTNYHMIDAKSISKMKDKVIIVNTARGALIDTKALLEGIESGKVGAAALDVIENEAGLCYNDLKSEVLNNRDLAVLKSYPNVIVTPHMAFYTNQDVQEMVYSSLKSCVLEVEGKENQWRVV from the coding sequence ATAAAAGTATGTGTTTTCAATTATAGAGAGTTTGACGAAGCTCAATACTTTAAGAAAATAAGTGAGGAGTTAGGAGTAGAACTTATTATTTGCAGAGAAACACCAACTCTTTCAAATATACAATTAGCAGATGGTTGTGATTGTATTAGTATTATAACTACACCGATAGATGGAAAGTTGATTGAGAAACTTCATGAAATGAATATAAAGCTAATATCAACTAGAACTGTTGGGTTTGATCATATAGATATCAAATATGCAAAAGAATTAGGGATACATGTAAGTAATGCAACATATTCTCCAAACGGAGTAGCAGATTACGCAATTATGTTAATGATGATGGCAGCACGTAATATGAAGCGTATTATGGAGCGAGGAAATATTCAGGACTTCTCCTTGCAGGGACTACTAGGAAGAGAATTTTCTAATATGAAGATAGGAATAATAGGGACAGGAAGAATTGGTGAGACAGTTGTCCGTCATCTTTCAGGGTTCGGAAATGAAGTTTTAGCATACTCATTATATGAGAATGAAGAAGTTAAAAAATTTGCGAAATATGTTTCCTTAGATGAACTTTTAAATGAAAGTGATATAATTAGCCTTCATACTCCAGTTGATGATACAAACTACCATATGATTGATGCAAAATCAATCTCTAAGATGAAGGATAAAGTAATCATAGTAAACACAGCAAGGGGAGCACTAATCGATACTAAGGCATTATTAGAGGGAATTGAAAGTGGCAAAGTTGGTGCAGCTGCTCTAGACGTAATAGAAAACGAAGCTGGGCTTTGTTATAATGATTTGAAATCTGAAGTGTTAAATAATCGAGATTTAGCGGTGCTGAAAAGTTATCCTAATGTGATAGTGACACCTCATATGGCATTCTATACAAATCAGGATGTACAGGAGATGGTTTACTCATCTTTAAAAAGTTGTGTTTTGGAAGTTGAAGGAAAAGAAAACCAATGGAGAGTTGTGTAA
- a CDS encoding MarR family winged helix-turn-helix transcriptional regulator, translating to MDKDIIISADAVSMFCRLQMNMKRDIPIRPSEMGVLIFTKTQEAQVTPLMISNFFRIAKPSVTAMVNTLITKGYLVKTKSLTDGRSYTVSASEKGIELVEETYNEYFKTMELLKQGLGSEDFCRFIELIQKANKILGEKKEL from the coding sequence ATGGATAAAGATATTATTATCAGCGCAGATGCTGTTTCTATGTTTTGTAGATTGCAGATGAATATGAAAAGAGACATTCCTATAAGACCAAGTGAAATGGGAGTACTTATTTTTACTAAGACTCAGGAAGCTCAAGTTACACCTTTGATGATTAGTAACTTTTTTAGAATCGCAAAACCTTCTGTTACAGCAATGGTAAATACATTGATAACAAAGGGTTACTTAGTAAAAACTAAATCACTAACAGATGGAAGAAGTTACACAGTTTCTGCTTCTGAGAAGGGGATAGAACTAGTTGAAGAAACTTACAATGAGTATTTTAAAACAATGGAGTTACTAAAGCAAGGGTTAGGTAGTGAAGATTTTTGCAGATTTATTGAGCTGATACAAAAAGCAAATAAAATCTTAGGGGAGAAGAAGGAGTTATGA
- a CDS encoding SDR family NAD(P)-dependent oxidoreductase, whose translation MKILVTGASGNVGNYVVKELLKMGEKVVAAGTNIEKLKNMFNEKVELVRFDLTDKNTFKTALEGVDRVFLMRPPHLGKAEDLFPFIDEMKANDIKLVCFLSLMGVEKNTIPPHHKIEKYIETLKIPFTHIRPGFFMENISGIHSVEIREQDEVFIPAGRSRTSFIASEDIGLSIAVVLHNPELYKNTAHTITGGEALDYYQVAEIISKVTGRKITYKKPGFFKYRRYYIKNRGLEKSYVNVTVALYFMTRMGTAKKVTNEFCELTGKKPKSFEEFVKENVVNFCSKL comes from the coding sequence ATGAAAATTTTAGTTACAGGGGCATCTGGAAATGTTGGTAATTATGTAGTTAAGGAGCTTTTGAAAATGGGTGAAAAAGTTGTTGCAGCAGGAACAAATATTGAAAAACTTAAGAATATGTTCAATGAAAAAGTTGAACTCGTAAGATTTGATCTTACAGATAAAAATACTTTTAAAACTGCTCTAGAAGGTGTAGATAGGGTGTTTTTAATGAGACCACCTCACCTTGGAAAAGCTGAAGATTTATTTCCTTTTATTGATGAAATGAAAGCTAATGATATTAAGCTAGTATGTTTTTTATCATTAATGGGAGTAGAAAAGAATACTATACCTCCTCATCACAAAATAGAAAAATATATTGAAACTTTAAAAATTCCATTTACACATATACGTCCAGGTTTTTTTATGGAAAATATATCGGGGATTCATTCTGTTGAAATCAGGGAGCAAGATGAAGTCTTTATCCCAGCAGGAAGAAGTAGAACCAGTTTTATAGCTTCAGAGGATATAGGTCTTTCTATAGCAGTAGTACTACATAACCCAGAATTATATAAAAATACTGCTCATACAATTACTGGTGGTGAAGCCTTAGATTATTATCAAGTAGCAGAAATAATTAGTAAGGTAACAGGAAGAAAAATAACTTATAAAAAGCCTGGATTTTTCAAATATAGAAGATATTATATAAAAAATAGAGGTCTCGAAAAATCATATGTAAATGTGACTGTAGCACTTTATTTTATGACAAGAATGGGAACAGCAAAAAAAGTAACAAATGAGTTTTGTGAATTAACTGGAAAAAAGCCTAAAAGCTTTGAAGAGTTTGTAAAAGAAAATGTAGTGAATTTTTGTAGTAAACTTTAA
- a CDS encoding DUF3784 domain-containing protein, with protein MIMGFILIAFFLAVSIALINGKLSFLVDGYNSVNELDKNKYDERKVCKETGFELLFADIVLMVVMVLLNTDYGKSHSAAIGLISAVIIVALTFGNVLITRKNKERYYKDEFKTKKD; from the coding sequence ATGATAATGGGATTTATTTTAATAGCTTTTTTTTTAGCAGTATCAATTGCCTTAATAAATGGCAAATTAAGTTTTTTAGTTGATGGCTATAACTCAGTGAATGAGTTGGACAAAAACAAATATGATGAAAGAAAAGTCTGTAAAGAGACTGGGTTTGAACTGCTTTTTGCTGATATTGTTCTTATGGTTGTAATGGTTCTTCTTAACACTGATTATGGGAAAAGCCACTCTGCAGCAATAGGTTTGATTTCGGCAGTTATTATAGTTGCACTAACATTTGGAAACGTTTTAATAACTAGAAAAAATAAAGAAAGATATTATAAAGATGAATTTAAGACTAAAAAAGATTAA
- a CDS encoding TetR/AcrR family transcriptional regulator yields the protein MSFKHNYKFKDESERKNTLMEAAFDLAVKNGMDKVTVVDIVNLAETSRVTFYKYFDSVFDILWEIHRSILGEITIFLKDNIHGNNANEKIHSLIDLYKQLYLERFDDIRFTIFFDCYHTHRADDENYLDYIIYSYFYDELINEGLQDGSIKNNLSFRKKLAIQINAIWGLMQRLSVRKDHIQIETSYDAIEILEGLIETTHIILNIG from the coding sequence ATGAGTTTTAAGCATAACTATAAATTCAAAGATGAGAGTGAACGTAAAAATACTTTAATGGAGGCAGCTTTCGATCTAGCTGTTAAGAACGGCATGGATAAAGTAACTGTGGTTGATATTGTTAATCTTGCTGAAACCAGTAGAGTAACCTTTTATAAATATTTTGATTCAGTATTTGATATATTGTGGGAAATTCACAGAAGCATTTTAGGTGAAATAACAATATTTTTAAAGGATAACATACACGGTAATAATGCAAATGAAAAAATTCATTCTTTAATCGATTTATATAAACAACTATACCTTGAAAGATTTGATGATATCAGATTCACAATATTTTTTGATTGTTATCATACTCATCGAGCAGACGATGAAAATTATTTGGATTATATCATTTATTCATACTTTTATGATGAATTAATCAATGAAGGACTTCAGGATGGTTCCATTAAAAACAATTTAAGTTTTCGTAAAAAGCTAGCTATCCAAATAAATGCAATATGGGGTCTTATGCAAAGACTTTCAGTAAGAAAGGATCATATCCAGATAGAAACCTCCTATGATGCTATAGAAATTTTAGAAGGGCTAATTGAAACCACCCATATAATTCTCAATATAGGATAA
- a CDS encoding glycoside hydrolase family 1 protein, whose amino-acid sequence MSKTNANQFLWGGAVTSFQIEGAWNEGGKGVSIVDNREIKPGVSDWNTAIDFYHRYKEDIELFKELGLNSFRTNIAWSRIFPDGENVNEDGLIFYDNVIDELLNNNIEPVLTLYHFDMPLALQEKYNGFISRKVVDLFEKFAITVFKRYGDRVKYWVSFNEMNTATLMTDLYGTKLPKDMDKKTFENQLIHNVLMAHSKATKALHDIVKDGKMGGMVNYMQLYPATCNPYDTFLMKKFKERIADLYLDVFARGEYPSYYLTDLKNRKISLDFEEGDLELLKYGKADYLGISYYFSGTVSSSIKNNKPLFPGMENLIENQYLKASEWGWTIDPIGFRLALKDVYERYNVPIFILENGIGVKEELNEDNTVEDDYRIDYVKKHIEQMKIAISEGVEIIGYLAWGPIDILSSQGEMSKRYGFIFVNRTENDLRDLKRYKKKSFNWFKQVIESNGERL is encoded by the coding sequence ATGAGTAAAACTAATGCTAATCAATTTCTTTGGGGAGGCGCTGTAACATCATTTCAAATAGAAGGGGCTTGGAATGAAGGTGGTAAAGGAGTTTCTATTGTAGATAACAGAGAAATAAAACCTGGAGTATCTGATTGGAACACTGCCATAGATTTTTATCATAGATACAAGGAAGACATAGAACTTTTTAAGGAACTTGGATTAAATTCATTTCGTACTAATATAGCTTGGTCTAGAATCTTTCCTGATGGTGAAAATGTAAATGAAGATGGATTAATATTTTATGATAATGTAATAGATGAACTCTTGAATAATAATATAGAACCAGTGTTAACCTTATATCATTTTGATATGCCTTTAGCACTGCAGGAAAAATATAATGGATTTATTTCAAGAAAAGTAGTTGATTTGTTTGAGAAATTTGCAATAACTGTTTTTAAAAGATATGGAGATAGGGTTAAGTACTGGGTTAGCTTTAATGAAATGAATACAGCTACACTAATGACTGATTTGTACGGAACTAAGCTTCCAAAGGACATGGACAAAAAAACTTTCGAAAATCAATTAATCCATAATGTCTTAATGGCTCATTCAAAAGCTACCAAAGCACTACATGATATTGTTAAAGATGGAAAGATGGGCGGTATGGTTAACTACATGCAATTATATCCTGCAACCTGCAATCCTTATGATACTTTTTTAATGAAAAAATTTAAAGAGAGAATTGCTGATTTATATTTAGACGTATTTGCAAGAGGAGAGTATCCATCATACTATCTTACAGATTTAAAAAATAGAAAAATATCCTTGGATTTCGAAGAAGGGGATTTGGAATTATTAAAATACGGAAAAGCAGACTATTTAGGAATCAGTTATTATTTTAGTGGAACAGTTAGCTCAAGTATAAAAAATAACAAACCTCTTTTCCCAGGTATGGAAAATTTAATAGAAAACCAATATCTTAAAGCTAGTGAGTGGGGATGGACTATTGACCCTATCGGTTTTAGACTGGCTTTAAAGGATGTCTATGAAAGATATAATGTGCCAATATTTATATTAGAAAATGGAATTGGTGTGAAAGAAGAATTGAATGAAGATAATACTGTAGAAGATGATTATAGAATTGACTACGTGAAAAAACATATAGAACAAATGAAAATTGCAATATCTGAAGGTGTAGAAATAATCGGTTATTTAGCTTGGGGACCAATTGATATACTAAGCTCTCAGGGAGAAATGAGTAAAAGATATGGATTTATATTTGTAAATAGAACTGAAAATGATTTAAGAGATCTAAAGAGATATAAGAAAAAAAGCTTCAATTGGTTTAAGCAGGTTATAGAATCTAACGGTGAAAGATTATAA